The following are from one region of the Falco biarmicus isolate bFalBia1 chromosome 1, bFalBia1.pri, whole genome shotgun sequence genome:
- the TRAF4 gene encoding TNF receptor-associated factor 4 isoform X2 — MREASLGSGRSQLIPLSCESEGVFKCPEDQLPLDYAKIYPDPELEAQVLSLAIRCIHSEEGCRWSGLIKHLQAHLGTCGFNVIPCPNRCSAKLSRRDLPEHVQHGCPKRRVKCEFCASDFTGEAFEGHQGTCPQESVYCENKCGARMMRRLLSQHALAECPKRTQPCTFCAKEFVFDTIQNHQYQCPRYPVPCPNQCGTPSIAREDVPTHLKESCNTAMLLCPFKEAGCKHRCPKLAMGRHLEESTKVHLGMVCTLVSRQRQEILELRRDVEELSVSSDGTLIWKIADYARKLQEAKARSNYEFFSPPFYTHKYGYKLQVSAFLNGNGSGESSHLSIYIRVLPGEYDNLLEWPFSYRVTFSLLDQSDPSLSKPQHITETFHPDPNWKNFQKPGASRSSLDESTLGFGYPKFISHEDIKKRNYVRDNAIFIKASVEIPQKILA; from the exons CGAAGGCGTCTTCAAATGCCCGGAGGACCAGCTGCCCCTGGACTATGCCAAG aTCTACCCCGACCCAGAGCTGGAGGCGCAGGTGCTGAGCCTGGCCATCCGCTGCATCCACAGCGAGGAGGGCTGCCGCTGGAGCGGGCTCATCAAACACCTCCAG GCCCATCTTGGCACCTGCGGCTTCAACGTCATCCCCTGCCCCAACCGGTGCAGCGCCAAGCTGAGCCGCCGCGACCTGCCCGAGCACGTCCAGCACGGCTGCCCCAAGCGCCGGGTCAAGTGCGAGTTCTGCGCCAGCGACTTCACCGGGGAGGCCTTTGAG GGCCACCAGGGCACGTGTCCCCAGGAGAGCGTGTACTGCGAGAACAAGTGTGGGGCCCGCATGATGCGGCGCCTGCTGTCCCAGCACGCCCTGGCCGAGTGCCCCAAGCGCACCCAGCCCTGCACGTTCTGCGCCAAGGAGTTCGTCTTCGACACCATCCAG AACCACCAGTACCAGTGTCCCCGGTACCCTGTGCCCTGCCCCAACCAGTGTGGGACGCCCAGCATCGCCCGGGAGGATGTGCCCACCCACCTCAAGGAGAGCTGCAACACCGCCATGCTGCTGTGCCCCTTTAAGGAAGCTGGCTGCAAGCACCGG TGCCCCAAGCTCGCCATGGGCCGGCACCTGGAGGAGAGCACCAAGGTGCACCTGGGCATGGTGTGCACCCTGGTGAGCCGGCAGCGGCAGGAGATCTTGGAGCTGCGGCGGGACGTGGAGGAGCTGTCGGTGAGCAGCGACGGGACCCTTATCTGGAAAATTGCCGACTACGCCCGCAAGCTGCAGGAGGCCAAAGCCCGCAGTAACTACGAGTTCTTCAGCCCCCCATTCTACACCCACAAGTACGGCTACAAGCTCCAGGTCTCGGCTTTCCTCAACGGCAACGGGAGCGGGGAGAGCAGCCACCTCTCCATCTACATCCGCGTGCTGCCAGGCGAGTACGACAACCTGCTGGAGTGGCCCTTCTCCTACCGCGTCACCTTCTCCTTGCTGGACCAGAGCGACCCTTCGCTCTCCAAGCCCCAGCACATCACCGAGACCTTCCACCCCGATCCCAACTGGAAAAACTTCCAGAAGCCGGGAGCTTCGCGCAGCTCCCTGGACGAGAGCACCCTGGGCTTCGGCTACCCCAAGTTCATCTCCCACGAGGACATCAAGAAGCGGAACTACGTGCGGGACAACGCCATCTTCATCAAGGCCTCGGTGGAGATCCCCCAGAAGATCCTGGCCTGA
- the TRAF4 gene encoding TNF receptor-associated factor 4 isoform X1 gives MPGYDYKLLERPRRRVLCPLCGKPMREPVRVSTCGHRFCDTCLQEFLSEGVFKCPEDQLPLDYAKIYPDPELEAQVLSLAIRCIHSEEGCRWSGLIKHLQAHLGTCGFNVIPCPNRCSAKLSRRDLPEHVQHGCPKRRVKCEFCASDFTGEAFEGHQGTCPQESVYCENKCGARMMRRLLSQHALAECPKRTQPCTFCAKEFVFDTIQNHQYQCPRYPVPCPNQCGTPSIAREDVPTHLKESCNTAMLLCPFKEAGCKHRCPKLAMGRHLEESTKVHLGMVCTLVSRQRQEILELRRDVEELSVSSDGTLIWKIADYARKLQEAKARSNYEFFSPPFYTHKYGYKLQVSAFLNGNGSGESSHLSIYIRVLPGEYDNLLEWPFSYRVTFSLLDQSDPSLSKPQHITETFHPDPNWKNFQKPGASRSSLDESTLGFGYPKFISHEDIKKRNYVRDNAIFIKASVEIPQKILA, from the exons atGCCGGGCTACGACTACAAACTGCTGgagcggccgcggcggcgggtGCTGTGCCCGCTCTGCGGGAAGCCCATGCGGGAGCCCGTCCGCGTCTCCACCTGCGGCCACCGCTTCTGCGACACCTGCCTGCAGGAGTTCCTCAG CGAAGGCGTCTTCAAATGCCCGGAGGACCAGCTGCCCCTGGACTATGCCAAG aTCTACCCCGACCCAGAGCTGGAGGCGCAGGTGCTGAGCCTGGCCATCCGCTGCATCCACAGCGAGGAGGGCTGCCGCTGGAGCGGGCTCATCAAACACCTCCAG GCCCATCTTGGCACCTGCGGCTTCAACGTCATCCCCTGCCCCAACCGGTGCAGCGCCAAGCTGAGCCGCCGCGACCTGCCCGAGCACGTCCAGCACGGCTGCCCCAAGCGCCGGGTCAAGTGCGAGTTCTGCGCCAGCGACTTCACCGGGGAGGCCTTTGAG GGCCACCAGGGCACGTGTCCCCAGGAGAGCGTGTACTGCGAGAACAAGTGTGGGGCCCGCATGATGCGGCGCCTGCTGTCCCAGCACGCCCTGGCCGAGTGCCCCAAGCGCACCCAGCCCTGCACGTTCTGCGCCAAGGAGTTCGTCTTCGACACCATCCAG AACCACCAGTACCAGTGTCCCCGGTACCCTGTGCCCTGCCCCAACCAGTGTGGGACGCCCAGCATCGCCCGGGAGGATGTGCCCACCCACCTCAAGGAGAGCTGCAACACCGCCATGCTGCTGTGCCCCTTTAAGGAAGCTGGCTGCAAGCACCGG TGCCCCAAGCTCGCCATGGGCCGGCACCTGGAGGAGAGCACCAAGGTGCACCTGGGCATGGTGTGCACCCTGGTGAGCCGGCAGCGGCAGGAGATCTTGGAGCTGCGGCGGGACGTGGAGGAGCTGTCGGTGAGCAGCGACGGGACCCTTATCTGGAAAATTGCCGACTACGCCCGCAAGCTGCAGGAGGCCAAAGCCCGCAGTAACTACGAGTTCTTCAGCCCCCCATTCTACACCCACAAGTACGGCTACAAGCTCCAGGTCTCGGCTTTCCTCAACGGCAACGGGAGCGGGGAGAGCAGCCACCTCTCCATCTACATCCGCGTGCTGCCAGGCGAGTACGACAACCTGCTGGAGTGGCCCTTCTCCTACCGCGTCACCTTCTCCTTGCTGGACCAGAGCGACCCTTCGCTCTCCAAGCCCCAGCACATCACCGAGACCTTCCACCCCGATCCCAACTGGAAAAACTTCCAGAAGCCGGGAGCTTCGCGCAGCTCCCTGGACGAGAGCACCCTGGGCTTCGGCTACCCCAAGTTCATCTCCCACGAGGACATCAAGAAGCGGAACTACGTGCGGGACAACGCCATCTTCATCAAGGCCTCGGTGGAGATCCCCCAGAAGATCCTGGCCTGA